The window CTGATGGAGCGGCTCGACTCGGACGACGACTCCGAGGACGTGCGCGACGAGATCGAGCGCGCCCGCGCCATGGGCATCGACGGCGTGCCCTGCTTCATCTTCGCCGGCAAGCTGGTGGTAATGGGCGCGCACCCGCCGGAGGTTCTGCTGGAGGCGGTGGACCGCGCGCTCGGCGACGAGGACGACGTCGAGGACTAGCAGACTGCGGAATCCGCGCTCCAGAGGCGCCGCCGTCATGGTCCGGCCTGACCGGACCATCCACCTCCAAGGTGGGGCTCCACGCCGACGGTGGGTCCTCCGGTCAAGCCGGAGGACGACGGCTCGCTAGGGACAAGTTCACGGAAAAATGGCGAGCTGGTTCAGGCCTTCGGTCTCCGGGAAGCCGGAGATCAGGTTCATGTTCTGCACGGCCTGACCCGAGGCGCCCTTCACCAGATTGTCGAGCGTCGAGATGACGATCGCCCGGTCCGGCCCGCGGTCGGCGACCACGCCGAGCTGCACGTTGTTCGAGCCGCGCACATGGCGCGACTGCGGGACCTTGCCGAACGGCAGCACCTGCACGAAGGGCTCGCCGGCGAAGGCCGCGCCCAGCGTCTCATGCAGCTGCTCGGCCGTCGCGCCGGCCTCGAGCGTCACGGTGATGGTCGCGTAGATGCCTCGGTTCATCGGGATGAGCTGCGGCGTGAAGGTCGCGAGCGACGGCCGGCCGGCGGCCTTCGCGAACTCCTGGTCGAGCTCGGAGGTGTGCCGATGCTTGCCGACGCCATAGGCGTGGACGCCCTCGGACACCTCGGAGAACAGCATCTCCTCCTTGGCCGCCCGCCCCGCCCCGGACATGCCAGTGGACGAGACGATCACGATCTGGGCCGGATCGATCAGCTTCGCCGTCAGCAGTGGCACCAGAGGCAGGATCGACGTCGTGGAATGGCAGCCGGGG is drawn from Methylopila sp. 73B and contains these coding sequences:
- the argC gene encoding N-acetyl-gamma-glutamyl-phosphate reductase: MAEELNVAILGASGYTGSELVRLLARHPRVAIRALTADRKAGQAMADVFPQFAGLDLPQLVTIAELDLAAVDLVFCALPHGTTQTVIKDLFAQKPELKVVDLSADFRLSDPEAYATWYGHAHQALELQAEAAFGLVELNRATIRGARLVANPGCHSTTSILPLVPLLTAKLIDPAQIVIVSSTGMSGAGRAAKEEMLFSEVSEGVHAYGVGKHRHTSELDQEFAKAAGRPSLATFTPQLIPMNRGIYATITVTLEAGATAEQLHETLGAAFAGEPFVQVLPFGKVPQSRHVRGSNNVQLGVVADRGPDRAIVISTLDNLVKGASGQAVQNMNLISGFPETEGLNQLAIFP